From the genome of Adlercreutzia equolifaciens DSM 19450:
TCGCGGCGCACATGGTCGGCCGGCGTGGCGCCCACTACCGCGCCGATTTCCATGCGCTTGGCGGCGTAGCCGGGGTGGTACAGCTCGTGCACCTGACCCGTGGCCAGGCCGATCTGGTTGCCGTAGGAGGAGTAGCCGGCCGCCGCCGTGGTCACGAGCTTGCGCTGAGGAAGCTTGCCGGGAATGGTGTCGGCCACGGGCACCGTGGGATCGGCCGCGCCTGTGACGCGCATGGCCTGGTACACGTAGGAGCGGCCCGAGAGAGGGTCGCGGATGGCGCCGCCCACGCAGGTGGCCGCGCCGCCGAAGGGCTCGATCTCGGTGGGATGATTGTGGGTCTCGTTCTTAAAGAGGTACAGCCAGTCCTGCTCCTCGCCATCGACATCTACCTTGCACTTGATGGTGCAGGCGTTGATCTCCTCGGACTCGTCGAGCCCGGTGAGAATGCCCTCTTTCTTCAGCCACTTCGCGCCGATGGTGCCCATATCCATGAGGCACACCGGCTTTTCGTCGCGCCCAAGCTCGCGACGCAGCTCCAAGTAGCGGTCGAAGGCGGCCTGCACGTTGGCGTCGGCGATTTCCACCTCATTCAGCACGGTGCCGAAGGTGGTGTGGCGGCAGTGATCGGACCAGTAGGTGTCGATCATCTTGATCTCGGTGATGGAGGGGTCGCGACCCTCCTCGGCGAAGTACGCGCGGCAGAACTGGATGTCGGCCAGATCCATGGCCAGGCCGCGCTCATCGATGAAACGGGCCAGCTCGTCATCGGCAAAGGTAGTGAAGCCCTCGATGACCTCCACGTCGGCCGGGCGCTCGAAGGCCATGGCCAGAGTGTCGCGCGTATCCAGCGAGGCCTCGCGGGCCTCCACCGGGTTGATGACGTAGCGCTTCACGGCCTCCACGTCGTCTTCAGTCAGATCGCCTTCCAGGTAGTACACCACCGCCGAGCGCACAGCGGGGCGCTCGCCCTGGCTGATGAGCTGGATGCACTCGCTCGCCGAATCGGCGCGCTGGTCGAACTGGCCGGGCAGAAACTCCACGGCGAACACCGCCGCGCCGTTGGCCTCGGGCAGCTCGAAGGTGGCGGTGTCGGATTGCGGCTCGGAGAACACCGTGGGCACGCAGGCGGCGAATAACTCGTCCGTCGCGCCTTCCACGTCGTAGCGGTTCACCAGGCGCACGCCGGTCAGCCCCGAAATGCCGACGATGTCGCGCAGCTCGGCTGCCAGGGCGCGGGCCTCGCCATCAAACCCGGGCTTCTTCTCAACATAGACGCGAGATACCATGGATGTGCCTCTCTCTTCAAGGGACGGGCGCTCGAACTTTTCTGTAGGGGCAGACCTTGGTCCGCCCCTACGATGGGGGTTCTAATCGGCTTTTTCAGCTTCCTTCGCAGCCTTCTTCTCGGCTTGCATCTTCTCACGGTTGGAAAGACGGAAACCGCTGCCGAACAGGCCACGGCGGGCCGGCTTCACCGGAGCCTCATCGGACTCTCCGGCACCGGCGTCGGCGTCTTCCTCGACCTCGCCGCCCTTCTTCTGAGCCGCATGGCGGTTCTGGTTCTTCCCCGAGCCCTTCGCCTTCACCTGCTTGGCCTGCTGCACACGGCGCGCCTGCTTCTCGGCCTTGGCGTTCTTCTCCTCAAGCGCCAGCATGCGCTCCTGGTAGGCGACGCGCTCTTTCTTGATCTTCCAAAAATCGAGCACGAAAGCGGCGATGATGAACACGTAGGCCAAGATGAGCGTGACCGCGCCCACCGCCGGCGGCAGCGACTGTTGGCCGACGAAGCTCAGCGTGGTGCAGCCGATAGCCGCAATGAGCAGCACCCACCAGATGGCGCGCAGACGCTTGTAGCGCGGCGTGTCGGGCTTGTAATACTTGCGCTCCACCTCGCGCTGCTTGGCGGCAGCGGCCTTGCGGGCGGCCTTCTCCTCGGCCTTGCGCTGCTCGGGCGTCTTCTTCGCCGACTTCACGGTGACCGAGGCGGCGGCCTTGGCCTTCGGCTTGGCCGAGGCGGCCGACTTGCGGGTCACGCCGGTGCGGTCTTCGGAGGTGTACCGCTCGTTCATGGGGTTGCGCTGGGACATGTTGCTGTGGTTCTCCTTCAAGTGGTCATTCGGGTGGTAGCGGTCACGGGCCCGAAACTTACCCGGCTCCTCCAGGTCGCTTCAGGAAAAATGCCCTGGTCGATCCTTCCTTCGCGGCGAGATCGCCGGCAGTTGCCGTGACCTTTTCTTGCATGCTAGAACGTCGCCGGGTCAAACGTCTTTCCCGTGATGGTCTCGTAAGCCTGGATGTACTTGGCCGAGGTGGCGTCGATGATGTCCTGGGGCAAACGCGGCGGGTTGCCAGTCTTGTCCCAATGGGCGGTGAGCCAGTCGCGGACGAACTGCTTGTCGAAGCTGGGCTGGTCGCTGCCCTCCTCGTAGGTGTCGCCGGGCCAGAAGCGTGAGGAGTCGGGCGTGAGCACCTCGTCAGCCAAAATGATGGTGTCGCCGAGGCGGCCGAACTCGAACTTCGTGTCGGCGATGATGACGCCGCGCTCGGCCGCGTGATCGGCGGCGGTGGTGTACACTTTGAGCGCCAGATCGCGCAGGGCGGTAGCATCCTCTTCGCCGAGGATTTCCACGAGACGGTCGAACGAGATGTTCTCGTCGTGGTCGCCGATCTCGGCTTTGGTGGACGGAGTGAAGATGGGCTCGGGCAGCTTCGAGGAGTTCACGAGACCCTCGGGCAGTTCGATGCCGCAGACGGTGCCCTCGCGGTTGTACTCCTTCAGGCCGCTGCCAGCCAAATAGCCGCGCACGATGCACTCGGCGGGGAACATGTCGGCTTTCTTCACCAGCATGAAGCGCCCGCGTAGATAGTCGGCATAGGGCTGAAACTCGTCGGGCAGGTCGGCCACATCGGTGGAGATGAGGTGGTTTTCCACGACGCCATCGAGCAGCTCGAACCAGAACTTGGAGAGCTGGGTGAGCACCTGACCCTTATAGGGAATCTCGTCCTCCAGAATGTAGTCGAAGGCCGAAATGCGGTCGGTGGCCACAAGCAGCAGCTTGTCGCCCAAATCGTACAGATCGCGCACCTTGCCCTGCGCGTCGGGGGTGATGTCGATTCCCGCCATGGAACGCCCTTTCTCCTTGATGAGCCCGAGCGCCGCCCCTCTCGATCGTCGCCCAGCGGACGCCGTTCGAACGCAAATGCCCGAGCATTTTTCGCATACCGGACATTATGGCACAAATGAGAACACCCGCGCCGCGCCGTCCCCCACACGGCACAGCATCCCTAAAGGACGGAACCGACGGGACAAACCTTATGGCTCTTCGGAGGCGGAGTTCTGCAGAAAACGGCAGTTGATCCCTTCTCAGGACTCCCGTCCGATAAAGCGCCCCTATTGGCCCTACCCTCGCAGGACCCCGTCCAGTAAAGTACCCCTAAAGAGTGCTGATCGGCACCCTCCCCAGAAAAAGTAGCCGCAAATCGACGGTTGTTACGTAAACTTCGGCGATTTGCGGCTAGAGATGGCTTCCAAAGAGGCCATCTCGGCGAAAAGCAGCCACGAATGAACGGTTGTTATGTAAACTTCGTCGATTCGGGGATAGAAATGGCCAGCAGCGAGTTTTATCGGCTCGCTTTCGCGGGCTTTTTGTGGCCGGTGCGCTTCTTGGAGTTGCGGCGGTGCTTGGAGGCGTCTTCGTCATACAGCGGGATATGGATGGTGAAGCAGGCGCCCTTGCCCTTCTCGCCTTCCACCTGCACCCAGCCGCCGTGGCGGTCGACGATCTCCTTCACCACGGCCAGGCCCACACCAAGGCCGCCGCTCTCGCGGTTGCGGCCGGCATCGGCGCGCCAGAAGCGCGAGAACACCATGCGAGCCTCCTCTTTGGAAAGGCCGATGCCGGTGTCGCGCACGGCAATGGAGGCCATGATGTCGCCCTTCTTCACCGACACCGTGATGTGGCCGCCCTCCGGCGTGTAACGCACGGCGTTGGAAATCAGGTTCGCCGTGGCCTGGCGGATCATATCGGCGTCGCCCACCACCATGACGTCGGGCTGGGCGTCGTATTCCAGGGTGAGGCCGGAATCGGACACGAACATCTCGTGGGTGGCGACGATGCCGGAGATTAGCTCGCCGACGTTGACGACCTCCTCCTTCATGGGCTCGGCGCGGTTTTCCAAACGGGACAGCTTCAGAAGGGCGTTCACCAGCCGCGACAGGCGCTGGATCTCGGAATTCACGGTGACTAGGCGCTCCTCGTCGGCCTCGTAGACGCCATCGATCATGGCCTCAACCGTGGCCTGAATGGCCATGAGCGGGGTGCGCAACTCGTGGGCGACGTCGGTCGTCAGGCGCCGCTCCAGGTCGCGATCTTTCTCGACCGACTCGGCCATGACGTCGAAGGTCTCGCCGAGCCGGGCTACCTCGTCCTCGCCGGTCAAATGCGTGCGAGCCGACAAGTCGCCGTCGCCGATGGCCCGGGCCGTCTTCATGATGCGGTTGATCGGCGACACCAAGTTGCGCGCGAAGAGAAAGCCGATGCAGGACGCGAGCACGATGGCCACGCCACCGGCGATGAACATGGCCTGGTATGAATTGTCGCGGAACTCCTGATCGGGCTGGCGCATAAGGGCCTCGGAGCCGTAGACCCACAGGCGCACAGTGCCCACCTTCTCACCATCAACCTTAATATAGGCCGTGGCCACCTGCGAGGTGTCCTGCGGCGCGAAGGACTTGAACACATCGCCCTGCTGCTCGTCGATGATGACGGATGAGTCGAAAACGGTGCTCCCCTTCAAGTCGATCACCCGCACGCCGACGCCACTCGTAAGCTCGGTGGCCTGGGCGGCCGGGCGCGTGGTCTCGGGGTTCCACAAATCGCCGGTCTCCTCGTAGATGGCCGCGATGCGGTTCGCCGTGGTTTCGCAGAGCGTCTGCATGTTGTCGGCCGTGTAGGTGCGAAAATGCTGCTCCCACACGAAGGAAACCACGCCGATGGCCACAAGGGCAGTCATGGCGGCAATAAGGGCAAAGGCCA
Proteins encoded in this window:
- a CDS encoding phosphoribosylaminoimidazolesuccinocarboxamide synthase, whose amino-acid sequence is MAGIDITPDAQGKVRDLYDLGDKLLLVATDRISAFDYILEDEIPYKGQVLTQLSKFWFELLDGVVENHLISTDVADLPDEFQPYADYLRGRFMLVKKADMFPAECIVRGYLAGSGLKEYNREGTVCGIELPEGLVNSSKLPEPIFTPSTKAEIGDHDENISFDRLVEILGEEDATALRDLALKVYTTAADHAAERGVIIADTKFEFGRLGDTIILADEVLTPDSSRFWPGDTYEEGSDQPSFDKQFVRDWLTAHWDKTGNPPRLPQDIIDATSAKYIQAYETITGKTFDPATF
- a CDS encoding sensor histidine kinase; the encoded protein is MTETEAKPRILETAEEVAPPAASSPSPERKKEKKHLRWSNLSYTTRVTLAFALIAAMTALVAIGVVSFVWEQHFRTYTADNMQTLCETTANRIAAIYEETGDLWNPETTRPAAQATELTSGVGVRVIDLKGSTVFDSSVIIDEQQGDVFKSFAPQDTSQVATAYIKVDGEKVGTVRLWVYGSEALMRQPDQEFRDNSYQAMFIAGGVAIVLASCIGFLFARNLVSPINRIMKTARAIGDGDLSARTHLTGEDEVARLGETFDVMAESVEKDRDLERRLTTDVAHELRTPLMAIQATVEAMIDGVYEADEERLVTVNSEIQRLSRLVNALLKLSRLENRAEPMKEEVVNVGELISGIVATHEMFVSDSGLTLEYDAQPDVMVVGDADMIRQATANLISNAVRYTPEGGHITVSVKKGDIMASIAVRDTGIGLSKEEARMVFSRFWRADAGRNRESGGLGVGLAVVKEIVDRHGGWVQVEGEKGKGACFTIHIPLYDEDASKHRRNSKKRTGHKKPAKASR